One region of Chanodichthys erythropterus isolate Z2021 chromosome 24, ASM2448905v1, whole genome shotgun sequence genomic DNA includes:
- the LOC137014817 gene encoding ribonuclease inhibitor-like — MEGTYTTEKVTDEEAGHEKQLMGCELTRKSCAALAQVLQSSSTSLKHLDLSLNDLQDSGVELLCVGLKNPSCKLKKLSLSDCKITANGCSALSSALKSNPSHLRELDLSINNLTDSGVTRLFPVFEDPHVCLEKLWLNNCNLTHESCQVVGYVDTSKHLGLRELNLSANDLLDSGLKQLSVGECHLLLGLQSLSVTYCGLTAQGCAVLASALSSKKSQLKSLDIRGNELSDSGVKPLSDLLEDPHCELEELEFMDGIIPMTTNVSHKQDVLPVNPTKSTKQKTKNTCVCF; from the exons ATGGAGGGTACTTACACCACAGAGAAGGTGACAGATGAGGAAGCAGGACATGAGAAGCA GTTGATGGGCTGTGAATTGACAAGAAAAAGCTGTGCTGCTCTGGCCCAAGTGCTTCAGTCCTCCTCTACAAGCCTGAAACATTTAGATTTAAGTTTGAATGACCTTCAGGATTCAGGAGTGGAACTGCTCTGTGTTGGCCTAAAGAACCCTTCCTGCAAGCTCAAGAAATTGAG TCTATCTGACTGTAAAATTACAGCCAACGGATGTTCTGCATTGTCATCTGCTTTAAAGTCTAACccatcacacctgagagagctggatctcAGCATTAATAACCTCACAGACTCAGGAGTGACACGTCTGTTCCCTGTGTTTGAAGACCCACATGTTTGTCTAGAGAAATTATG GCTGAATAATTGCAATCTCACACATGAAAGCTGTCAGGTGGTGGGTTATGTAGATACATCCAAACACTTGGGTCTGAGAGAGCTGAACCTCAGTGCTAATGACCTGCTTGACTCAGGTTTAAAGCAGCTTTCAGTGGGAGAATGTCATCTTCTATTAGGACTGCAGTCACTAAG TGTAACATACTGTGGGCTTACAGCACAGGGATGTGCTGTTCTGGCATCAGCTCTCAGCTCTAAAAAATCACAGCTAAAATCACTGGATATCAGAGGAAATGAACTTTCAGATTCAGGAGTTAAACCGCTCTCAGATCTGCTGGAGGATCCACACTGTGAATTAGAAGAACTGGA ATTCATGGATGGAATAATTCCGATGACTACGAATGTCTCCCACAAACAGGATGTTCTACCTGTAAATCCAACAaaatcaacaaaacaaaaaacaaaaaacacatgcgTGTGCTTTTAA
- the LOC137014819 gene encoding protein NLRC3-like: MTSHSSSKMNEDVGPAVELDILSLNKPNKSAPPGPSHVSLGNESLPSQHRLIHREDSDFSLPSGLSMKSEESKDLRVKFSREPTRTELNMNKPNEPTKSSQVSLGNQSSPSYFKKEIPEHRLIGRDQSMDYPKNFSKEPLPTELKIQQKESRSNVLNEDLTCQLKRVLRNRCQCILEGNEEHSSPSLLDNIYTELYITDVGSSEHSGEHEIRQIEMISKHPASVDAPITANDIFKAFPGSTKQIQTVLTKGIAGIGKTVSVQKFTLDWVEERANQDVQLIFPLSFREMHGFKERKVSLVHILKHFFYLKIDAEVLRSEKYKIVFILDGLDECRFLLDFQNNRSCSSVTESVSIGVLLTNLICKNLLPSALVWITSRPAAAGQIPSDFIDRVTEVRGFNDSQKEEYFTKKISDPDLYSRIISHLKSSKILHIMCHIPVFCWISATVLEKMFRDSEDSEIPRTLTQMYTHFLIFQIKQGSHKYDGISKEGLKWDNQTTLLLGKLAFKQLEKGNLLFYEEDLKECGIDLNVASVYSGVCTQIFKEEAGLHQERVFSFVHASIQEFLAALYAFLVFVNKKRNVLCQTTNAKIISTLKKLSMHEFLKCAVDRALESDNGHLDLFLRFLLGLSLESNQTLLQGLQTEVLSDDESNMKTLQYIKEKIRDHPSAEKAISLFHCLSELKDNSLVEEVQEFINSQGFCAGKLSPSRFSALAYILLTSDQDLDVFDLAKFIHPSMSSNEGLLRLLPIIKASRSVLLRCCNVTEKGCVGLASVLSSSFSCLRELDLSSNNLQDSGISKLAAGLGNPECKLESLRLFNCSIGEDGCASLASALRSNPSHLIELDLTHNNPHDTSVKMLSDVLTDTSCRLETLRLHCSRLLMREIKYNHLNRLTASPDSKYEKSDRCECGTQVTYCAPSSPVLAHPKTEGAYRYHP, from the exons GTAAAATGAATGAAGATGTCGGCCCTGCTGTTGAACTGGATATTTTAAG cttGAACAAGCCAAATAAATCTGCTCCACCGGGACCAAGTCATGTGTCTCTGGGAAATGAGTCTTTGCCTTCTCAACACCG GTTGATTCATCGTGAGGACTCTGACTTCTCTTTGCCCAGCGGTTTGTCAATGAAAAGTGAGGAGTCGAAGGATCTTAGAGTCAAGTTCAGCAGAGAACCAACCCGTACAGAACTGAA TATGAACAAGCCAAATGAACCCACTAAATCGAGTCAAGTGTCTCTCGGGAATCAGTCTTCCCCGTCATACTTTAAGAAGGAAATCCCTGAACACAG GCTGATCGGTCGTGATCAGTCGATGGATTATCCTAAGAACTTCAGCAAAGAGCCACTACCCACAGAACTGAA AATTCAGCAGAAGGAATCAAGGTCAAATGTTCTAAATG AGGATCTGACATGTCAGCTTAAGAGGGTGTTGAGGAACAGGTGTCAGTGTATATTGGAGGGGAATGAAGAGCACAGCAGCCCCTCTCTGCTTGATAACATCTATACGGAGCTCTACATCACTGATGTTGGAAGCAGTGAGCACAGCGGTGAACACGAAATCAGACAGATCGAGATGATATCTAAACATCCAGCCTCAGTAGATGCACCAATAACAGCTAATGATATCTTTAAAGCTTTTCCTGGATCTACTAAACAAATCCAAACTGTGCTAACCAAAGGAATCGCTGGCATTGGGAAAACAGTGTCCGTGCAAAAGTTCACACTGGACTGGGTTGAGGAGAGAGCCAACCAGGATGTCCAGCTGATATTTCCACTTTCCTTTCGTGAAATGCATGgatttaaagaaagaaaagttaGTTTGGTACACATTCTTAAGCACTTCTTCTATTTAAAAATAGATGCAGAAGTGTTACGCTCAGAGAAATACAAAATAGTCTTCATCTTGGACGGACTTGATGAATGTCGGTTTCttctggattttcaaaacaacaGGAGTTGCTCCAGTGTGACAGAATCAGTCTCAATCGGTGTCCTACTGACAAACCTCATCTGCAAGAACTTGCTTCCTTCTGCTTTAGTCTGGATAACTTCACGACCAGCTGCCGCGGGTCAAATACCATCTGACTTCATTGACAGGGTGACTGAGGTACGAGGTTTCAATGACTCCCAAAAAGAAGAGTACTTCACCAAAAAAATAAGCGATCCAGACTTGTACTCCAGGATAATCTCACACTTGAAGTCTTCAAAGATCCTTCACATCATGTGCCACATTCCAGTGTTCTGTTGGATATCAGCTACAGTCCTTGAAAAGATGTTTCGTGATTCTGAGGATAGTGAAATTCCCAGGACTCTGACGCAAATGTACACACACTTCCTAATTTTCCAGATCAAGCAAGGGAGTCACAAATACGATGGAATTTCCAAAGAAGGTTTGAAGTGGGATAACCAGACCACGTTGTTGCTTGGAAAGCTGGCATTTAAACAACTTGAAAAGGGTAATTTATTGTTCTATGAGGAAGATTTGAAGGAATGTGGCATTGACCTCAACGTTGCATCGGTGTATTCTGGAGTTTGCACCCAAATCTTCAAAGAAGAGGCGGGACTACATCAGGAGAGGGTTTTCAGCTTTGTACACGCAAGTATACAGGAGTTTTTGGCTGCGTTGTATGCTTTCCTTGTGTTTGTCAACAAAAAGCGAAATGTCCTCTGTCAGACGACAAACGCTAAAATCATAAGTACTTTAAAAAAACTATCAATGCATGAATTTCTGAAGTGTGCTGTGGATAGGGCTTTAGAAAGTGACAATGGACATTTGGACCTTTTCCTTCGCTTCTTGTTGGGACTGTCACTTGAGTCCAACCAGACTCTTCTTCAGGGATTGCAGACTGAGGTGCTGAGCGATGATGAAAGCAACATGAAAACACTTCAATACATCAAAGAAAAAATCAGGGACCACCCTTCAGCAGAGAAGGCAATAAGTCTTTTCCATTGCCTAAGTGAACTGAAAGATAATTCTCTGGTTGAGGAAGTGCAGGAGTTCATAAATTCACAGGGTTTTTGTGCTGGAAAGCTGTCTCCTTCACGCTTTTCTGCTTTGGCTTACATACTGCTGACATCTGATCAAGATCTAGATGTTTTTGACTTGGCAAAATTCATTCATCCGAGCATGAGCTCGAATGAGGGACTGTTGAGACTGCTGCCAATAATCAAAGCATCCAGATCAGTTCT ATTGAGGTGTTGTAATGTGACAGAGAAAGGCTGTGTCGGACTGGCCTCTGTTCTTAGTTCAAGTTTCTCATGTCTGAGAGAGCTGGATTTGAGTTCTAACAATCTTCAGGATTCAGGAATAAGCAAGCTTGCTGCCGGACTGGGAAATCCTGAGTGTAAACTTGAGAGTCTGAG ACTTTTCAATTGTAGCATTGGTGAAGATGGCTGTGCCTCTTTGGCTTCGGCTTTGAGATCAAACCCATCTCACTTAATTGAACTTGATTTGACACACAACAATCCACATGATACAAGTGTGAAAATGCTTTCTGATGTTCTGACAGATACAAGCTGTAGACTGGAAACACTAAG actgcactgtagcaggctgctcaTGAGGGAAATAAAATACAACCATCTAAACCGTCTTACg GCCTCCCCGGACTCCAAGTATGAGAAGAGCGACAGATGTGAGTGTGGGACACAAGTGACGTACTGTGCACCATCCTCACCTGTACTAGCCCATCCCAAAACTGAGGGAGCATATCGCTACCACCCCTGA